In Neofelis nebulosa isolate mNeoNeb1 chromosome 7, mNeoNeb1.pri, whole genome shotgun sequence, the following proteins share a genomic window:
- the LOC131517472 gene encoding bile acid-CoA:amino acid N-acyltransferase-like isoform X2, which produces MWRTVHAVLRTPGTPLLLRRSMSTSALLAQKSATLTVTPKTGLADELLDIKVEGLGPRERVTLRASAVSYRGRLFRSLAHYEADGRGGLDLARDRALGGDFTGVEPMGLLWSLMPVGSEDPCFSQMPRGVMKTPLKVEVTVHHAPQQQAVPLGPALASAQVQRWFSSPELSRARLQAGRLRGVFLLPPGDGPFPGLIDMFGDGGLNESRASLLACRGFATLALPFFGYEDLPPIMKDLNLDYFEEAAKFVQSHPKACSNK; this is translated from the exons ATGTGGAGGACTGTCCATGCCGTGCTCCGGACCCCCGGAACCCCACTCCTGCTCCGGAGGTCAATGTCCACATCTGCCCTTCTCGCCCAGAAGTCTGCGACCTTGACCGTCACCCCCAAGACTGGGCTGGCCGACGAGCTCCTGGATATTAAAGTGGAGGGCTTAGGTCCCAGGGAGCGGGTGACCCTTCGGGCGTCGGCCGTCAGCTACCGAGGCCGCCTCTTCCGATCGCTGGCCCACTACGAGGCGGACGGCCGCGGGGGGTTGGACCTGGCCAGGGACCGGGCTCTGGGCGGCGACTTCACGGGCGTGGAGCCCATGGGGCTCCTGTGGAGCCTCATGCCGGTCGGCTCGGAGGATCCCTGCTTCAGCCAGATGCCGAGAGGCGTGATGAAAACCCCCCTCAAAGTGGAGGTGACCGTCCACCACGCGCCGCAGCAGCAGGCGGTACCGCTGGGCCCGGCGCTGGCCTCTGCCCAGGTGCAGCGCTGGTTTTCCAGCCCGGAGCTGAGCCGCGCTCGCCTGCAAGCCGGCCGCCTGCGGGGCGTCTTCTTGCTGCCCCCAG GAGATGGTCCTTTTCCTGGTTTGATTGATATGTTTGGTGatggaggattaaatgaatctCGAGCTAGTCTCCTGGCTTGTCGAGGTTTTGCTACTCTGGCTTTGCCATTTTTTGGCTATGAAGATCTACCTCCAATcatgaaagacttaaatttagATTACTTTGAAGAGGCAGCTAAATTTGTGCAAAGTCACCCAAAG GCCTGCAGCAACAAGTAG
- the LOC131517472 gene encoding acyl-coenzyme A thioesterase 1-like isoform X1, which produces MWRTVHAVLRTPGTPLLLRRSMSTSALLAQKSATLTVTPKTGLADELLDIKVEGLGPRERVTLRASAVSYRGRLFRSLAHYEADGRGGLDLARDRALGGDFTGVEPMGLLWSLMPVGSEDPCFSQMPRGVMKTPLKVEVTVHHAPQQQAVPLGPALASAQVQRWFSSPELSRARLQAGRLRGVFLLPPGDGPFPGLIDMFGDGGLNESRASLLACRGFATLALPFFGYEDLPPIMKDLNLDYFEEAAKFVQSHPKVKGPHIGVIGSGKGAELAFSMASFLPNIAAVVSINGCVSNTATTLTCGRSILPGLPFNLDKISAMDSGVYDVKEALEDPLDPAYRESRIPLEKASAHFLFIVGEDDRHWKSSVYADIAVKHLTEHGKTNFTLLSYPNAGHRIDPPYSPFFSVYLDPVLGVPILGGGQLKAHAVAQIESWKKILEFLHLHLG; this is translated from the exons ATGTGGAGGACTGTCCATGCCGTGCTCCGGACCCCCGGAACCCCACTCCTGCTCCGGAGGTCAATGTCCACATCTGCCCTTCTCGCCCAGAAGTCTGCGACCTTGACCGTCACCCCCAAGACTGGGCTGGCCGACGAGCTCCTGGATATTAAAGTGGAGGGCTTAGGTCCCAGGGAGCGGGTGACCCTTCGGGCGTCGGCCGTCAGCTACCGAGGCCGCCTCTTCCGATCGCTGGCCCACTACGAGGCGGACGGCCGCGGGGGGTTGGACCTGGCCAGGGACCGGGCTCTGGGCGGCGACTTCACGGGCGTGGAGCCCATGGGGCTCCTGTGGAGCCTCATGCCGGTCGGCTCGGAGGATCCCTGCTTCAGCCAGATGCCGAGAGGCGTGATGAAAACCCCCCTCAAAGTGGAGGTGACCGTCCACCACGCGCCGCAGCAGCAGGCGGTACCGCTGGGCCCGGCGCTGGCCTCTGCCCAGGTGCAGCGCTGGTTTTCCAGCCCGGAGCTGAGCCGCGCTCGCCTGCAAGCCGGCCGCCTGCGGGGCGTCTTCTTGCTGCCCCCAG GAGATGGTCCTTTTCCTGGTTTGATTGATATGTTTGGTGatggaggattaaatgaatctCGAGCTAGTCTCCTGGCTTGTCGAGGTTTTGCTACTCTGGCTTTGCCATTTTTTGGCTATGAAGATCTACCTCCAATcatgaaagacttaaatttagATTACTTTGAAGAGGCAGCTAAATTTGTGCAAAGTCACCCAAAG GTTAAAGGTCCACACATTGGAGTGATTGGTTCTGGCAAAGGGGCAGAGTTGGCATTTTCCATGGCTAGCTTTCTCCCAAATATAGCTGCAGTTGTGAGCATCAACGGCTGTGTCTCTAACACAGCTACTACCCTTACATGTGGTAGATCAATCCTGCCAGGACTGCCTTTTAACCTAGACAAAATCTCTGCCATGGATTCAGGGGTTTATGATGTTAAAGAAGCGCTGGAGGACCCCTTGGATCCAGCCTACCGGGAAAGTCGTATCCCCCTTGAAAAAGCCAGTGCCCATTTCCTTTTTATAGTCGGAGAAGATGATAGGCATTGGAAGAGTTCTGTTTATGCTGACATAGCTGTGAAGCATCTCACAGAGCATGGGAAGACAAATTTTACTCTTTTAAGCTATCCTAACGCCGGCCACAGAATAGATCCCCCGTACAGCCCTTTTTTCTCTGTATACCTTGATCCAGTGTTGGGAGTGCCTATTCTGGGAGGTGGGCAGCTAAAAGCTCATGCTGTCGCTCAGATTGAGTCTTGGAAGAAGATCTTGGAATTTTTGCACTTGCATCTAGGGTAA